Proteins encoded in a region of the Candidatus Micrarchaeota archaeon genome:
- a CDS encoding RsmB/NOP family class I SAM-dependent RNA methyltransferase, producing MYQVPSLFIERYRALLGGEFDEFMECLVRPARRGVRINTLKVLDVDSLLESVRGYGWDLTRVPWYRYGYWIDGECNITPGNTVEGFLGLLYGQDPSSMIPPLVMDLHSDESLKILDMCASPGSKTSMIAELVKNRGVVVANELKPSRIKPLVNNLRKLGVLNTVVINRNGIYLPRIFGRETFDRVLVDAPCSGEGLIRYNWNVLKGWNIAKVRHYSRIQKQLLMAGVSLLKPDGVLVYSTCTFAPEENEEVIDYVISEREDVIIEEITLDGLRFHRGIEEWNGRVYSDELRKTVRVFPHDNDSEGFFIAKLRKVV from the coding sequence ATGTACCAGGTTCCATCACTCTTTATCGAGAGGTACCGGGCCCTACTTGGAGGAGAATTCGACGAGTTTATGGAGTGTTTGGTTCGTCCGGCACGGAGAGGTGTCAGAATCAATACGTTAAAGGTCTTGGATGTTGATTCTCTGTTGGAGTCTGTCAGGGGATACGGATGGGACCTGACACGTGTTCCGTGGTACAGGTACGGCTACTGGATAGATGGCGAATGTAATATCACTCCTGGAAACACTGTGGAAGGGTTCCTAGGTCTGTTGTACGGTCAGGACCCATCTTCTATGATCCCGCCTCTTGTAATGGACCTGCATTCCGATGAAAGTCTTAAGATCCTTGATATGTGTGCATCTCCTGGGTCAAAGACATCGATGATCGCAGAACTTGTAAAAAATAGAGGGGTAGTCGTAGCCAACGAACTCAAACCTTCACGGATCAAACCTTTGGTTAACAACCTCAGAAAGTTGGGTGTGCTGAACACGGTTGTGATCAACCGTAACGGTATCTATCTCCCACGGATCTTCGGAAGGGAGACGTTCGACCGTGTCCTTGTGGACGCGCCGTGTTCCGGGGAGGGGTTGATCAGGTACAACTGGAACGTTTTGAAGGGATGGAACATCGCTAAGGTCAGACATTATTCAAGGATACAAAAACAACTTTTGATGGCGGGCGTTTCGCTACTGAAACCGGATGGTGTCCTGGTGTATTCTACGTGTACGTTCGCGCCTGAGGAAAATGAGGAGGTTATCGATTACGTGATCTCCGAAAGGGAGGATGTGATAATAGAGGAAATAACACTTGATGGATTGAGGTTTCATCGGGGAATAGAAGAGTGGAACGGACGCGTATATTCCGATGAATTGCGGAAGACGGTGCGCGTATTCCCTCACGATAACGATAGTGAAGGATTTTTCATAGCAAAGTTGAGAAAGGTGGTCTGA